In the genome of Streptomyces sp. V2I9, one region contains:
- a CDS encoding phosphotransferase gives MHTGQLLGSGRTADVYALDGSWVLRRYRDRADTTEELAVMAYVGAFGFPVPRIGPPAEGARPTDLVLQRLNGPTLAEALLAGRLGAAEAAALLARLLRELHAIPPRVSADPEDCVLHLDLRPENVVLTEAGAVVVDWSTAAEGPPGLDRAMSALALARTALDPAHPAGAGVRPLLAALLTELADDGGAPPADLALARTRQEANPHLTEAERSALGRAVALVISCTP, from the coding sequence ATGCACACAGGCCAACTTCTGGGCTCGGGACGCACCGCCGACGTGTACGCACTCGACGGCTCCTGGGTCCTTCGCCGTTACCGGGACCGCGCCGACACCACGGAGGAGCTGGCCGTGATGGCGTACGTGGGCGCCTTCGGGTTCCCCGTACCGCGCATCGGCCCGCCCGCCGAGGGGGCCCGCCCGACGGACCTGGTGCTCCAGCGGCTGAACGGGCCGACCCTGGCCGAGGCGCTGCTGGCGGGGCGGCTGGGGGCGGCCGAGGCGGCGGCACTGCTCGCCCGGCTGCTGCGCGAACTCCACGCGATACCCCCGCGGGTCTCGGCCGATCCGGAGGACTGCGTGCTCCACCTGGACCTGCGCCCGGAGAACGTGGTGCTGACGGAGGCCGGCGCGGTGGTCGTCGACTGGTCCACCGCCGCGGAGGGCCCGCCCGGTCTCGACCGGGCGATGTCGGCGCTGGCGCTGGCGCGGACCGCGCTCGACCCGGCGCACCCGGCCGGGGCCGGCGTACGGCCCCTGCTGGCGGCGCTCCTCACCGAACTGGCCGACGACGGCGGTGCGCCACCCGCGGACCTGGCCCTGGCCCGCACCCGCCAGGAGGCGAACCCGCACCTCACGGAGGCGGAACGGTCCGCCCTGGGCCGGGCGGTGGCCCTGGTCATCAGCTGCACGCCGTAG
- a CDS encoding DUF3263 domain-containing protein produces the protein MSARDRALLALERRSWAGPGAKERAIREELGISPVRFYQQLNALIDDERALREDPVTVNRLRRVRDARRGRR, from the coding sequence CTGTCCGCACGGGACCGGGCGCTGCTGGCCCTGGAGCGTCGGTCCTGGGCGGGGCCCGGCGCCAAGGAGCGGGCGATCCGCGAGGAGCTGGGCATCTCGCCGGTCCGCTTCTACCAGCAGCTGAACGCGCTGATCGACGACGAGCGGGCGCTGCGGGAGGACCCGGTGACGGTGAACCGGCTGCGGCGGGTACGGGACGCGAGGCGGGGCCGGCGCTGA